DNA sequence from the Lysinibacillus sp. OF-1 genome:
CTCAAGTAACAGTAGTAGATAATAAAACATTTATCGTAGACTTCTCTGAAAGTATTGTAAATGAAGCTACACCAACAGGTTTAACAGTGAAAATTGCTGGCTCTACTGTGAAAATTACTGCTGCTGTTGTAGAAAACGGTAAACTTAAAGTGACAACTAAAGATCAATATGCTTTAACAGATAGCATTGTAGTAGAATTCAAATCAACTAACTTAGCTGATGTGAATAACAATAAAGTAAAAGACGGTTCTATTTCAAAATAATTCAACCTGTCAATTATAAGAAGCCCTGTAGAGATATCTCTACAGGGTTTTTAGTTTTATGATAATCTATGAATTTTATTTATAAGGGAACTTTTGCGGAATAGGCCCAAAAGCAATCCAATGGTATTTGAAAAATCTGCCCATTAACAGCACAATCATCCATGTAATAAATAGAGCAAAGATAAAGCCGCCAGCACTCCATAGGTGATAGAGGACACTATTGCCGCCAGTACTAATTTGTCTGTAAAGGAAAAGGAAAAATGGATGCAATAGATAGACGCCAAATGATACTACTCCTAAGTTTATGAAACCGTTGACCCATGCATGGTTCCATTTATTATAGATCCAATAAGAAAGCTGTAATAAGACGATACAGGCTGTTAAAGATTGGAGCTGAAAAACTAGTTCAAATATGGTGCTGTTCACTAAATAGGTTTGTGACGAAAAAACATAGTAATATAAATAAACATTATAGATAGTAGATAATAGCCCTACACACCATATAAAAAGGAGGGGGATAGGAAAATTTCCTTTTTTTAATTGAAGCCATCCTTTATATTTTTCAAAATAAATACCTAAAAATGCACCAGCTAAAAAATAGCAAATATAAGAGAAAGAAATACTCCCTCTATAGGGATACTGCCAAAACTCTGCATTTAATAGAATAAAGGCCCATTGAAGAACGAAGCCAATCCAAATTAGATGAGGAGATAGGGCTGGCTTTTTCTTTAAAACATATAAGAATAAAGGGAATATAAGA
Encoded proteins:
- a CDS encoding acyltransferase produces the protein MKRAHINELNITRALAILAVLLIHSTSTPVTALSNESKFYPLYVFLNIFPKFAVPVFIFLSGFVLFYNYIQKELTKELIIRFYKKRVTQILIPYLFFSIFYYTAMQFYVTHDLVSTWHALFSVEFLKKLLIGKAYTHLYYIFIIVQFYLIFPLFLYVLKKKPALSPHLIWIGFVLQWAFILLNAEFWQYPYRGSISFSYICYFLAGAFLGIYFEKYKGWLQLKKGNFPIPLLFIWCVGLLSTIYNVYLYYYVFSSQTYLVNSTIFELVFQLQSLTACIVLLQLSYWIYNKWNHAWVNGFINLGVVSFGVYLLHPFFLFLYRQISTGGNSVLYHLWSAGGFIFALFITWMIVLLMGRFFKYHWIAFGPIPQKFPYK